In Clupea harengus chromosome 12, Ch_v2.0.2, whole genome shotgun sequence, the sequence tgagatccCAGTGACAAAGCCTGCTGTGGACAATGATTTCTCGATCATAAAATGTCCAGGGATGGAATTTCTGTTTAAAAAGCTTTATTTGAAGCACTAGCCCAGCTGTCAGATGCAACTTGTTACAGAACATGCATTAAATTAACATATCTATAGTCTGTATTCACCTGTAATGTCATATTTTGCGGAACAATCAATGTTCAAAGCTTGAATTAGCCCACAATATGCTGTCTTTTCTGCCCTTCAAGACACCCACAGCCACCATGGCTGCCCTGTCCCTCCATGAGAAAATCACAGTAATTACAACAGCTTTCAGCAACAGCTCAATGATAGTTCAAAGGGCACAATTACAGTCAAATTGCAATTATTTTCTGTTAGTTTCTATAGTGGCTGTAGCCTTTGCAGGAATAGCCTGCATATTCTTTGCATTGGCTGTTCTTTCTGTTAGACACTCCTTGAAATAGCTTAGCTTACTTCTACTGATTTGAATTCCCCCTgacagcatagaactccccatCATGAGCACCAACACTCTGTTACCTTAATACGTCCTTAatctgtgggtgggtgggaaaCAATTTCTTATAAAGCCATGAATAAATGAATTTTAATCCATATAAAATAACGACTTTTTAAAGATCTTAATGTACTATTTATTTAATGAACTGCCTGAAACAATGTTTTTTACAAAGACATAAATATGAATTACACTATGGGAAAAGGCAAAAAGCAGGTCTCCTCTTGCCCTCATTAAGAATGCCTGGTTGTATGAATATGTAAATTAGACAAGCCTCTTAAAACCACACAATCCTGACAggttctctcttcccttccttctCTGCACCCAGTAATATTTGTATTGCAAGACGGCAGTGACATGCTTTTGGTGCTAAGTCTACATTTTGTATACCCACAAGTCTTGGAGCCTGAATGCATATTGAGGCAGCAACCTCCATATGCAATTCATAAATAGTTTGATAGTGATGATAGTCTGTAGGCGGCTTATTGTCTCTGATCAACACAAAGAACTGTATTTGCCTGCATTCTTAAATGTTAAGGtttctgaaatgttttgctACAATGACTGTGGTCATCTTGGTTTTAATGTTTAACCCGCTACATGTGTTGAAGACTGCTGGAGTATAACTCGTTCACAGCGTCCATCCTATACCATGCCATGTGAACACCCATCTACTCTGGGTTTATTGGGAAGAAGCATACCGAAATAAAACGCTGACAAATGAAGTCATTttctatttaaaaacaaatctagtcatttttaatttaaaacaAGTTTGGAAACCCCATGGATAGCCATCAGCCTCATGACTCACAGAGCCACTCCCACaaaaggggaaagaaaaaaatagtgTTCATAGCCGGGCGAGTGTTTAGTCCCGGCCCACGTTGCCATAGTTATCggtttttcctcttctccttcttgccTTTGGCTGTTGTGCTGGTGTCTGAAGAGAGGGCCGTGGCGTGTCCTGTGGTCTTCAGGTGGTCAAACAGTTTGTTCCTGGTGGGGAACTCAAACTGACAGGACACACAACGCAGGCTCTGCTCCTTCTGTAAACACAGGTGGTCACCGAACAGGAGACACAAAGAtttaaaagacacacaaacacttaagaGAACTGCTTAAGAACTAACCAATCAGAGCATGACTTTTTTTTATGCCAGTGAACACATAGCATTAGGCTTATGGGATAATCTATATGAGACATGTGCGTTTGAAATGTTCAGCTTATTATTCGACATCAGTACAGCACTGCATGTGCTTTACCTAATCATCCAAATCACAAGGAGTCGGGGACCACTTTCTCACTTCAAATGAACAGAATCAGagttcacacatgcacatgggcTAAGGCAGACCTTTTTAGGGTCAAAAGTGATAACATGGATATTCTCGAAAATGTATTTGTGCCGGATAAATGCTACCAACACGTAACGTAGCCTTAGATCTTTAGTTTGACGAGGAGTAGGGCTGCAAGTATTGACTATGTTGATAATCAATTAATTTGTCgattatatttttttaattaatcgATTCGTTGAATAGGCCTActttaaaaataaactaaaataaaataatttaaacaGGTCAAGATCTAAGGTTTGTGCACCAACCATGCTTTTTTCATTAAATAGAGGTTATCAACAAACAACTCATAGAACACTATATTCAATCATTACCACATTAAATTATGTATTTGTTACAGGTAGTTTTAAAACCAGTGTCTCCCCATGTGCAGTGTGCTGCTGCTGACTGCCCTTGTGCCTCTCATCTGATCTGTGATCAGTCAGTGTTAAGCCGAGTTTGGGTCCAGTGCCGTGGGCTTGTGGACGCGCACACAGCCACTGAAAAAGATTCTTGGGGATTTTTCAGGAATGCACTTAAAATATGTGAATAAGTTGGATGGAAACTAATGTCTAAAGAGCTAGTTCATGTTTGCAACGATGTGCTTAATGACATAAACAACTAATTCTCATGTCTCGCATACGCTACGTGAAACTAAATCTTGAAATCTCATGGTTTTTCACATAGCacagaataataattacaagtcCAAAGACAAACTGCTGTGCAGTGTGAGCAAGAGACTGCTGTGAGTGGCTCACTACATCTGCGTAGCAGTTATACACGCCAACAATCTTTCAATATTCAGCAGTTCAGCGCCCTCGTCACTGATCAACCTCTTATCTCTATTGGGCAGACAAATGTAACAATATTTTATCTAGggttgtgttattgtgttgtctttttgttaatgtgtatgtgggtgctgGGGGTGGCACACAGATTTCAATCACTCAATTATATTAACCTGATTGGCATGTATTTTTATAGTACATTTTTGATGATTAAGTCGATTAGTTGTTGCAGCCCTAACAAggactattaaaaaaaaaaaaaaacacacacataataaaacaCCCAAGAAAAACCACCATAACACATTCAAAGCTTCATATATAATGCCGGTCTACCCAAAACTAACTCTAGTCTAATAAACAAGGACAAAAATCATTCATGGGAGCATCCATGGGTGGTACGTACCTCAGGGTCTGTCTCTTGAACTTCAAGGGGCTTGCTGCCCTTCTTGGAGTCCTTTCCTTTCTTGGCCTTGGTTTTCAGCGAGCTAGCAGAATGCAAACAGAAACAGGAAAGCGAGTGAGAGGGTAGTTACCGCAGGATgagattcctttttttttcttccctggGCACTGTTCATTTCCATAGTTCTTTTCAGTACATGCATAAGTGGACAACAAATATTGACAGCGCAAGTTAAGAATGTTCCGAGCAGCTTCTAACTAAAATACAAACCTCCTCCTCAGTATATGACCTCTTTTAACAGGCTTTTTAACAAACAGAGACCCTCGAAGCATCTAGATTAGTGCAGTAGAGTTTCTTATAAATCTGTTCTATAATGTTATACTCTTGCACAATCTATGGATTTTGACGCATGGTTTCAGTTGTTTCAAGTCCTGAAAAACTGAACAAATGCAATGTAGAGAATACACAGGAATATAACGGTCTTTTTTTACTCACAACATTACTGTCTGACCAGACCAATAGTTTCTAAGTACAGATTAGAAACTGCCTCCAAACCGATGTAAATGAGTCTGGCATCAGACCTTTTATTGTTTGTGGGTTCAGGCTCCTCTGGGATCGCTTCCTCTGCCTGGTCTTCACAGGGTACAGGAGTGTTCTCTACACTGTCAGACTCTAATGGTGGCGTCTCTTCAGAAGTACTGTCTGGAGGTTGACTTGACTTTTCCGGATCTTCAGCAGGATTCTAATGGAGACGGAGAATGACAGAAGAGGGGGCACTATAAGAACACATCAAAAGATGGCAGAGAATGGAGGAAGCTTCCAGAAAACTCTGGAATGGAGGATGGCAAACTTGAGGATGGGTAATAAGACAACCAAACGACTGCCTTAGACACCTGTGCCATATCAGAACATTTAGCAACTTTCACTAAGGAGCAGAAAGAAAATCTAATGAGGGAGTTTACCTTGCTGCTATGGCTACTGGCTAATGTCATACTTCAAAGGCCTCCTTACTTGCTACACGATAAACTGACTGGGCCTGTCAACCTGTGTATAGTAATAGGAATGATTCAAtattgtaattattgtaaaaTTACCTGTTATAATCATGCAAGTACTGCTTGTATGGATATATGTGAGGCTTTAGTATTTTTCAGTACTGGCTGACTCTAGAGCAACACTAGAGGAACattgaggtatgtttttgtaaGAAGCTACTTTACACTGAACAATATcgccagttagcatgttggcATGTTAGCacgcttttatcagtgccaactggaaTGCTGACGGTGTTTGCATACTTTTCAGGTATTTACGTAgttacacgcacatgcacacgcacatgcacacgcacacgcacatgcacacgcacacgcactcgcacacgctgAAAGCCTGTTTTTGGCCAGAACTCACCTGGGCCATTTTCTGctgcctctttttcttcttctgcttcttggaCAGCCTGTCATTTGGCAAAAAGATTATGGTTAAAACCCCCATGCTACTTTAAGAATGGTTTAGAGGCATCAGTGTGTGGTGAGAATGGCACCAGTAAGCCTGAAACCAGCTCCCTTACTTCTGCCGGGGGgtgtcctccatctcttctactccttcctcatcctcgtcctcctcaTTTTCTGCCTTCTCCCCAGAGTTTGGGGTCAGTGACTCGTCCTCTGCTTCAAGCTGTTGCCGTAGAAACACCACCATCTCTTTGTGTTTCTTAGACTTTTCATGGTTTTGCATGCTGCCGGTGTGAAAGGTAGTCGTTTTAGTGGGTAGTCCCCAACAAATGAAACATCACATGCATCAAGACCACAAAACAGGCATAATGTTTTACAGGTATGCTTTTCTTAATGTCAAATTTTAAAATCAGACAAATGTTACTAAAGAGAGGTTATAAAGAGCACACCACTAAGTGTTTGAAAACACCAGTGCCATATCAATGGAGACACCACGGAGACACCGTGGCGACAACAGGAACCACAAAAAGGCCTTTGAGTGATGGGACATCCTCTCTCATTACCCTGCTCATGGCTAGATGGTGGCAATTTTCTTCCCCTTAGGAGTGAGTGAATATGTTACTCACGCTTTATCTGATTTGAAATATTTATCGCAGGCTGGACAATATAAGCTATCATCGAAATCGTCCATTTCCTCTGTCTGGACATTATCTGCAGAAGAAAGGACACAAACTGTAAGCACACATGACAGTCACATAACTCTTGTaggattatttattttgcagGAAACTGTACTGTGGTTCAGCTGAAAGTCATATCCCTACAATACCCCTTTACATGTCCCTTCACCAAGCCATATATGAATTCagatctgtttgtttttttctcttccatttCCTCCTTTAACATAAATTATTGAAGCACAAACATAACTAATTTTAACACCAATCCTTTAGGACCTTAGGACTAAACCTTTTTCACTAAGTGTTGGAAAGGGATTTTATATTGCACAAGAAAGAACGTGCATTTGTGAAAtggtgggtgtttttttttttttttttcaatgtctaGGTCTATTGTGAACGCGTCATATTTATAAGAGCGACCTCACACAGTGTGGGTGTGAAAATGTATGCGTGTGCTGCagagtgacctctgacctccacaTCCATTGTTTGTCGTCTCAAGCgtgtccccctcctcctcctcactctcagaTGTATCTCCAAACTCCTGTCCGTATCGAGCCTCCATTTGTCGGagctccttctccagctcagTCATGGATGCCCAGCTCTGCTCCTTGTAGTCCTCTGCTAGcctgcacacagcacatacCCATGACAAAACCTATGAAATAGCAGTTGAACGTGGGTGATAAGGTTGGACCGACTCTTCCAGTGGGCCAAATAAAGGAGATAGCACTgaaatacagtgtgttcatgtgaagtACAGCAGAAACCCATTACAGTAATACTGTCTGTACTTAGTACATAACATAAGTCCgcctgagcagtgtgtgtcgTTTCCATTTTCTCTGGTCGCTGAAAGGACGGAAGCACAGTACTGCGTCCCTGAAGCGAAGCAGCAACCGATAGTATTGACACGAGTCCTATTTTTGCTGCTTGCCGCGTGTAATAATCCATAGAAAATACACAGAAATGGCCTTTAGGTCATCCTACTCATaagatacaaacacatttatgttcaaaaagtaaaaaaaaaatcacacaattGAAATGGGTTCTTCAGCTCATTTAAATGAATGCTATTTGTAAATAAGGCCGACCTCCTCTATTTTAATGTGTTTCGTGACGATTTGTCCAAATTGAGCTATACCCTATACAAATTAACATTAAGATTGTTTTCGACTGAAAAACATAGCTGCTGAAACAAAATGCCCTTATTTGCTGTGTGTAGAGACGCTTTGCTACTCTGCAGCAACATCTCTTCTAGTGTGCCTGACAAAACCGTACCTGCCACTTCTGGGATGGTTCAGCACCGCTCACCCAGCTGGTGTGTTTCAACGCTAAGCAAAGCTAACGTTCAGAAAATTTTAACAAAACTCAATTGGTGCTACTCAGATAATCAGGCTACTAAGACCTGACTGAGCTtggtattcatatatatatatatatatatatagtatttagtAGATATCTAGTGTATAACCAATCCTCTTCACCACACTAGCTGTGTAATGGCAAGGACTATGAGGTGATCTGGACTGAATGCCATTACTTGGCACCTTCCATTTCAATCTTATGCCCCTCCTTGAGAAAGCAAGGGAAAGGctcccacttctctctcccacttctgCCAATGTAttccatgtgtgcacacatgcctgcacacactcattagGTCAAGTGCTCTCAGGTCTCTGATCCCTCTGGCTTTGCTGCCTCATTGATATTGCACCTCCCATCTCATGATGTTCAGAAGCAGCGCCCGTTGAGCGCGGGGCCGGGCCCCTGTGCAGACGTACTTGGCCTGGCTGAGCTTCTGCTGCCTGCGGAGCTCCTC encodes:
- the dnajc21 gene encoding dnaJ homolog subfamily C member 21, whose product is MKCHYEMLGVKTDATDDQLKKVYRKLALQWHPDKNLDNAEEAAEQFKLIQAAYEVLSDPQERAWYDNHRDALLKGGVVGDYKDDSVDLVQYFTASCYSGFGDDEKGFYTVYRTLFESIMNEEMEHSKEEDEEEDEFPSFGDSPSDFDTVVHLFYAYWQSFCTRKNFAWKEEYDTRRASNRWEKRAMEKENKKMRDKSRKERNELVRQLVAFVRKRDKRVQAHKILVEEQNAAKAKKAEELRRQQKLSQAKLAEDYKEQSWASMTELEKELRQMEARYGQEFGDTSESEEEEGDTLETTNNGCGDNVQTEEMDDFDDSLYCPACDKYFKSDKAMQNHEKSKKHKEMVVFLRQQLEAEDESLTPNSGEKAENEEDEDEEGVEEMEDTPRQKLSKKQKKKKRQQKMAQNPAEDPEKSSQPPDSTSEETPPLESDSVENTPVPCEDQAEEAIPEEPEPTNNKSSLKTKAKKGKDSKKGSKPLEVQETDPEKEQSLRCVSCQFEFPTRNKLFDHLKTTGHATALSSDTSTTAKGKKEKRKNR